In Cryptococcus gattii WM276 chromosome N, complete sequence, a single window of DNA contains:
- a CDS encoding Protein-nucleus import-related protein, putative (Similar to TIGR gene model, INSD accession AAW46999.1) yields MSEGGPHVDNHAQPEQSAQLPQQLDPQPAAAQEGETLPSRAPQTDIAQAVPLPDDIRLQIEQEQALADAQKRVRELEEQVGKLSTEKEGVVGERDGAVAASNQLRTQLSNLQSSHHKTTSELSVLQTRLDSIEREKKELYEEAERLHQRSNKNIQELYALRSAKTDAAQKIAHLDVEVSELRMITETAKFNEKRSIQALESARAEIISLSKAVSEVEERFGRYRAEAQSDQSKFRAENESLITRLSTLEQSHRSLQRAYNDQSSRLAEAHASIATLTSTAAANKAAVAVDVLAMEEANRLLERRLDEARSTVLEREAELENMASAHEEREKNWEAKMKKEERMRKEVEKKMGDLKKIADRLDMVEGRGGYVSASAAVAGEMRMNGKSYTQLYTDFTIQESRLQAAEGEVERLTNLLDEISQELNEKKPILDEQAAEHARAIERANALASELASVISARDTLQNEVKSLQAASTHHTSEVSSLQSSVDDLSRQVKTLLRQISIKDDPSLASVAVDGDAEVSPTGDIITDHLIEFRSIRSLQEQNQRLLKITRSLMKKLDEREIARAEGEEEDEVTGRTLDEATEMIKKLHKDVLDAQKRVGDVTRERDLFSKLLARGEGLRWSVSASSGHPGVHGAQRGHGPLDEDADTPSNQQLATLQAELDVFKEKAHGDLEEARKEIRKKMEEAAKADVERARAEAKVGLLEDVLMTRLFLNCRIIEQAKALTEASQQQKTDFAGLETQLRQLQAAVAQAHNEQRAALEQVAARQVESDRLRNEAAMLRAEKDQWKSLEARLQSDFAQVQSERVKLQQLIDNLRNVANEAEKSRIEEREGLEKRIEEVQREATTLREQIEQTRAATREAEKKSQDFESRLEAATTSLRAEKEVASALATTRAEELAKVQADYEKAKTDSESRLRIGLNWKRRVDTLNEQIGNTAKAHLEAISEKEKKVEEAEKKVKAAEEEVQTLKKKVEETEGTVQRLQTELANTQKLEGQAQGQVQADSTALSELQNEKNQLAEKLAQAEKELETLKATAAQEDKERDERYENNVARVNRVNAQMKARIDTLVQEKQTTQASVESLQAKISELEAKLTELESAATNTNAIAAASSDAAVGPANEAAVVTRETKPSQEQINEAVNAAVAAREAELQSKFAKDLEEATTAAATAAAAAASSFAPQLTTAPAAPAAPVIDTEATAKKAAELEATFENRVAEAVQTEKTALEEEIKQLKGQVEELKNKIKALERQVKTAEISRKTLERQKTEVEKKLGEATSAAAATAESAGSAGVTEEVKQVEESAQGAAAAKVTPTRGRGRGTATRGRGGATGRPNPVLSAVNATLAASTLPAAAEASGTKRPLPEDGEIPTSENTQAAAAGSASPAAGSGERGGRLLKRPRGAAATRGGRGGRGGAGSGAGGAGSAGSAGGADETN; encoded by the exons AGCTTTCAAATCTTCAATCATCCCATCACAAAACCACTTCCGAACTTTCAGTGTTGCAGACGCGTTTAGACTCGAtagaaagggaaaagaaggaatTATATGAAGAAGCCGAAAGACTGCATCAGCGATCAAACAAGAATATCC AGGAATTGTATGCTTTGAGATCGGCCAAGACGGATGCTGCCCAAAAGATTGCACATCTCGATGTTGAGGTCTCCGAGTTGAGGATGATCACTGAGACTGCCAAA TTTAATGAAAAGAGGAGCATTCAGGCTCTGGAAAGCGCCCGTGCTGAGATTATATCTCTGAGCAAAGCTGTTTCCGAGGTTGAAGAGCGGTTTGGCAGATACCGCGCTGAGGCT CAATCTGATCAAAGTAAATTCCGAGCCGAGAACGAATCCCTCATCACCCGACTCAGTACTCTCGAACAATCCCATCGCTCTCTTCAGCGTGCATACAACGACCAATCTTCCCGTCTAGCCGAAGCTCACGCCTCCATTGCCACACTCACTTCCACTGCCGCTGCCAACAAGGCCGCTGTTGCCGTCGATGTGCTTGCAATGGAAGAAGCCAACCGTCTTCTTGAACGCCGGCTGGATGAGGCGAGATCAACCGTGCTTGAAAGAGAAGCGGAGCTGGAGAACATGGCATCAGCCCAcgaagagagagaaaagaaTTGGGAAGCCAAGatgaaaaaggaagagaggatgaggaaggaagtggagaagaagatgggcGACTTGAAGAAAATTGCGGATAGACTTGATATGGtggagggaagaggaggatatGTCAGTGCTTCGGCGGCAGTGGCGGGAGAGATGAGAATGAATGGGAAGAGTTATACACAGTTGTATACGGACTTTACGATTCAAGAAAGTAGATTGCAAGCGGCAGAAGGGGAGGTGGAGAGGTTGACAAATTTGCTGGATGAAATTAGCCAAGAGCTCAACGAAAAA AAACCCATTCTCGACGAACAAGCAGCCGAACATGCTCGCGCCATCGAACGCGCCAATGCCCTTGCCTCTGAACTTGCCTCTGTCATCTCCGCGCGAGACACCCTCCAAAATGAAGTAAAATCCCTTCAAGCAGCATCTACCCATCATACCTCTGAAGTCTCTTCCCTTCAATCTTCGGTCGACGACCTCTCCCGACAAGTCAAAACACTTCTCCGTCAAATCTCCATCAAGGACGACCCATCACTTGCCTCTGTTGCTGTGGACGGTGATGCCGAAGTGAGCCCGACTGGTGATATCATCACCGATCATCTTATCGAATTCCGCTCTATCCGTTCGCTGCAAGAGCAGAATCAACGCCTCTTGAAAATTACGAGAAGTCTGATGAAAAAGCTTGATGAGCGGGAGATTGCAAGGGCagagggggaagaggaagatgaggtgACAGGTAGGACACTGGATGAGGCGACGGAGATGATAAAGAAGCTTCATAAGGATGTGTTGGATGCCCAGAAGAGGGTGGGGGACGTTACGAGGGAGAGGGACTTGTTCTCCAAACTGCTCGCAAGGGGTGAAGGTCTTCGATGGTCTGTCTCTGCCTCTTCTGGTCATCCCGGCGTCCACGGTGCCCAACGCGGACACGGGCCTTTGGATGAAGATGCCGATACGCCATCAAACCAGCAACTAGCCACGCTCCAAGCAGAGTTGGATGTTTTTAAAGAGAAGGCTCATGGCGACTTGGAGGAAGCGAGGAAGGAGATtagaaagaagatggaggaagcGGCGAAGGCCGATGTGGAGAGGGCTAGGGCAGAGGCCAAGGTCGGGTTGCTTGAAG ATGTACTGATGACCCGACTCTTCCTCAATTGCCGAATAATAGAACAAGCCAAGGCGCTTACCGAAGCGAGTCAACAGCAAAAGACAGATTTTGCGGGACTTGAGACGCAGTTGAGGCAGTTGCAGGCTGCTGTTGCCCAGGCTCATAATGAGCAGCGAGCG GCACTTGAGCAAGTTGCGGCTCGACAAGTGGAATCTGACAGGTTGAGGAATGAAGCTGCTATGCTTCGTGCCGAGAAGGATCAATGGAAG AGCCTCGAGGCTCGTCTGCAATCCGACTTTGCTCAAGTGCAGAGTGAACGTGTCAAGCTTCAGCAATTGATTGATAACCTCAGAAATGTTGCAAATGAAGCTGAGAAGAGTAGGATtgaggagagggaagggCTAGAGAAGCGAATCGAGGAGGTACAGCGTGAAGC AACGACTCTTCGCGAGCAAATTGAACAAACTCGAGCTGCTACCCGCGAAGCCGAAAAAAAGTCTCAAGATTTCGAATCTCGCCTCGAAGCTGCCACCACGTCTCTCCGCGCCGAAAAGGAGGTGGCTTCTGCCCTCGCTACCACCCGCGCCGAAGAGCTCGCCAAAGTCCAAGCGGACTATGAGAAAGCGAAGACAGACTCTGAGAGTAGGCTTCGTATAGGACTCAACTGGAAGCGCCGTGTGGATACTCTGAACGAGCAGATTGGGAATACTGCCAAGGCTCATTTGGAGGCGATTAGcgaaaaagaaaagaaggtggaagaagcagagaagaaggtgaaggcggcagaggaggaggtgcagacgttgaagaagaaggtggaggagaCGGAGGGAACTGTGCAGAGGTTGCAGACCGAATTGGCGAACACCCAGAAGTTGGAGGGACAGGCACAGGGTCAAGTTCAGGCTGATAGCACCGCCTTG AGCGAGCTCCAAAATGAGAAAAATCAACTTGCCGAAAAACTCGCCCAAGCCGAAAAGGAACTCGAAACCCTTAAGGCCACCGCCGCTCAAGAAGATAAGGAACGAGACGAACGCTACGAGAATAATGTCGCTCGAGTGAACCGCGTGAACGCGCAGATGAAGGCGAGGATAGACACACTCGTCCAGGAGAAACAGACGACCCAAGCGAGTGTCGAGAGTCTGCAAGCGAAGATTTCTGAATTGGAAGCGAAGCTTACTGAGCTCGAGTCTGCAGCGACTAATACCAACGCCATTGCCGCGGCATCCTCTGATGCTGCTGTTGGTCCTGCTAACGAAGCCGCGGTTGTTACCAGAGAGACAAAGCCTTCTCAAGAGCAGATCAATGAAGCTGTCAATGCTGCAGTCGCTGCGCGAGAGGCGGAACTTCAGTCCAAATTCGCCAAGGATCTCGAAGAAGCCACCACTGCTGCTGCTACCGCCGCCGCTGCTGCCGCCTCCAGCTTTGCACCCCAACTTACGACTGCACCTGCTGCACCTGCAGCACCTGTTATTGACACCGAAGCTACCGCCAAGAAGGCTGCCGAGCTTGAAGCGACTTTCGAAAACCGTGTCGCCGAGGCTGTCCAAACCGAAAAGACCGCtttggaagaggagatcAAGCAGCTCAAGGGGCAGGTTGAGGAACTTAAGAACAAGATCAAGGCGCTTGAGAGGCAGGTAAAGACGGCAGAGATTTCGAGAAAGACTTTGGAGAGACAGAAGACCgaagtggagaagaagcttgGAGAGGCCACGTCGGCTGCTGCGGCGACCGCTGAGAGTGCGGGATCTGCAGGAGTTACGGAGGAAGTGAAGCAAGTAGAGGAATCGGCTCAAGGTGCTGCGGCAGCTAAAGTTACACCAACGAGGGGCCGAGGGAGAGGAACAGCGACCAGGGGACGAGGCGGAGCCACGGGAAGACCGAACCCTGTATTGAGTG CCGTCAATGCTACTCTTGCAGCCTCTACACTGCCAGCTGCAGCCGAAGCCAGTGGCACAAAGCGTCCTTTACCAGAAGACGGAGAGATTCCTACCAGCGAGAACACACAAGCTGCTGCCGCGGGGAGCGCTTCACCTGCGGCAGGTTCCGGAGAGAGGGGAGGGAGGTTATTAAAGCGACCAAGAGGTGCGGCTGCCACAAGGGGAGGGCGcggaggacgaggaggagCGGGCAGCGGTGCTGGAGGTGCTGGGAGTGCTGGGAGTGCTGGAGGTGCTGATGAGACGAACTAA